A window of Desertibacillus haloalkaliphilus contains these coding sequences:
- a CDS encoding Spo0B C-terminal domain-containing protein → MSEKWDVLDLLSHTRHDWLNQIQLIKGNLALNRLDRVEEVINDIINQTRHESKLTNIGVPKLARKFLTFNWEDHSFELEFEVLGEVGHLTNAEDGLYEWCLHFFELIDQSCRLSAPNHLLVTLHLLESENNRITFDFHGELSDTTKVTEWLATKALLYERVSIMESYVEQEEVVVTIKL, encoded by the coding sequence ATGTCGGAGAAGTGGGATGTTTTAGATCTTCTTAGCCATACCCGTCACGATTGGCTAAACCAAATTCAACTAATTAAAGGAAATTTAGCCCTGAATCGTTTAGATCGTGTCGAAGAGGTGATTAACGATATTATTAATCAAACTCGCCATGAAAGTAAATTAACAAATATCGGTGTACCGAAGCTCGCTCGTAAATTCTTAACTTTCAACTGGGAGGATCACTCATTTGAATTAGAATTTGAAGTTCTTGGTGAGGTTGGGCATTTAACGAATGCAGAAGATGGATTATATGAATGGTGTCTTCATTTTTTTGAACTCATCGATCAAAGCTGTAGGTTGAGTGCACCAAACCATTTACTTGTTACATTACATTTATTAGAGAGCGAAAATAATCGAATCACATTTGATTTTCATGGAGAGCTATCAGATACAACGAAAGTGACCGAGTGGCTTGCTACAAAAGCATTGTTGTATGAGAGAGTATCGATTATGGAATCCTATGTAGAACAAGAAGAAGTTGTAGTAACGATCAAGCTTTAG
- a CDS encoding aliphatic sulfonate ABC transporter substrate-binding protein, protein MKRLVYSFVFVLSVAFLAACGTDSSSGGAPDEVTIGYFPNLDHAAGIVGVEKGFFQDELGDVTAESVHFPNGNDFINALDAGTIDIGYVGPGPAINYYLRGGDIVVLGAAANGATLIVSEKDSGIETLEDFNDMSFGTPGNGCTHNVQLEVMLQDLGLESNRVGGTVEHMSRQAPANAVTLFEQGRMDAYAAPEPWGTYLVEELGANVVAEWDEVFLGETLPSVVLVTSQAFLEENPELVDSILQAHKTSVDFALENTEETLDIINQSIFNLTQTELPETVLENAWERMMVTTETHPEALIDWADASYKLGFIDDEPNLDGFIDTSRLDQIANEE, encoded by the coding sequence ATGAAAAGATTAGTTTACAGTTTTGTTTTCGTCTTATCAGTTGCCTTCTTGGCAGCTTGTGGTACAGATTCATCATCCGGAGGTGCGCCAGATGAAGTTACAATTGGCTATTTCCCTAACTTAGACCATGCCGCTGGAATAGTCGGTGTTGAAAAGGGATTCTTCCAAGATGAATTAGGCGATGTCACAGCAGAATCAGTACATTTTCCTAATGGAAACGATTTTATTAATGCATTAGATGCCGGTACGATCGATATCGGCTACGTTGGTCCTGGTCCTGCGATTAACTACTATTTACGTGGCGGAGATATAGTTGTCCTTGGAGCCGCAGCCAATGGTGCAACGTTAATTGTATCAGAAAAAGACTCCGGTATTGAAACGCTTGAAGATTTTAATGACATGTCATTTGGAACTCCAGGTAATGGTTGTACTCACAACGTTCAACTAGAAGTCATGCTTCAAGACCTTGGCTTAGAATCAAACCGTGTCGGTGGAACTGTTGAACATATGTCACGTCAAGCACCTGCAAATGCAGTCACATTATTTGAACAAGGACGTATGGACGCTTATGCTGCTCCAGAACCATGGGGAACGTATCTTGTAGAAGAATTAGGTGCTAACGTTGTAGCTGAATGGGATGAAGTATTCCTAGGCGAAACATTACCAAGTGTCGTACTTGTTACATCACAAGCATTTTTAGAAGAAAACCCTGAATTAGTTGACAGTATTCTACAAGCACATAAAACATCTGTAGACTTTGCATTAGAAAATACGGAAGAAACACTAGACATCATCAACCAATCAATTTTTAACCTGACGCAAACAGAATTACCTGAAACCGTGTTAGAAAACGCTTGGGAGCGTATGATGGTAACAACAGAAACTCATCCTGAGGCATTAATCGATTGGGCTGATGCATCATACAAATTAGGCTTTATCGATGATGAACCAAACCTTGATGGTTTTATTGATACATCAAGACTCGATCAAATTGCAAATGAAGAATAA
- a CDS encoding ABC transporter ATP-binding protein has product MAGVHIENVRKTFTNKDEKSSFTVFDDINLTIKPGEFLSLLGPSGCGKSTLLNIIAGLDKASDGIVRVGDTVVEGPGPDRGVVFQEAALMPWLTVLENVMFGLKKKMSKQEAEKRALDYLKLVHLSKFVKSYPHELSGGMKQRVSIARALAMDPAILLMDEPFGALDEQTRSMLHKEVQYIWEATGKTIIFVTHNIRESILLSDRIVLMGTRPGGIINTFPVDLPRPRQQASKEFIELEEKIMKQLGGEIEKVMREEMGDDYNSQKATLLYGSNRNMGEHI; this is encoded by the coding sequence ATGGCTGGTGTTCATATAGAAAATGTTAGGAAAACATTTACAAATAAAGATGAAAAAAGTTCATTTACGGTCTTCGATGATATTAATCTAACAATTAAACCTGGAGAATTTCTATCACTATTAGGCCCATCAGGATGTGGAAAGTCAACGCTCTTAAACATTATCGCTGGTCTCGATAAAGCTTCAGATGGAATCGTGCGTGTCGGCGACACCGTCGTTGAAGGGCCGGGCCCAGATCGAGGCGTTGTGTTCCAAGAAGCTGCGCTCATGCCATGGCTCACCGTTTTAGAAAACGTTATGTTCGGTTTAAAAAAGAAAATGAGCAAACAAGAGGCGGAAAAGCGAGCACTGGATTATTTAAAGCTCGTTCACTTAAGTAAATTTGTTAAATCTTACCCGCATGAATTGTCAGGGGGAATGAAACAGCGCGTATCGATCGCACGTGCCCTTGCTATGGATCCTGCGATCTTATTAATGGATGAACCATTTGGAGCTTTAGATGAACAAACAAGATCCATGCTTCATAAAGAAGTCCAATACATTTGGGAAGCTACAGGAAAGACCATTATCTTTGTTACCCACAATATCCGCGAATCAATCTTGTTATCGGATCGAATTGTACTTATGGGAACACGTCCTGGGGGAATCATTAATACATTCCCAGTTGATCTCCCACGACCGCGTCAACAAGCAAGCAAGGAGTTTATCGAACTAGAAGAGAAAATAATGAAACAACTTGGAGGAGAAATCGAAAAAGTCATGAGGGAGGAAATGGGAGATGACTACAATAGTCAGAAGGCTACTCTTCTTTACGGCTCTAATCGTAATATGGGAGAGCATATATAG
- the pheA gene encoding prephenate dehydratase, with product MGNSVAYLGPKGTFTEMAAATIFPNEEHKPYTTIPNCMDGLAQGEVDYAVVPLENAIEGSVNLTLDYLIHKHNLPIVGEVTVPIEQHLMVHKENVDSWTTIKEVRSHPHAIAQCHEFLRNVLPDADKVYMNSTGSAVKWVKDHPEQPVAAIGNELAAKKYQLEIVQENIHDYDNNHTRFVILDRDGASIANSSPLYVGDKTTMMVTLPSDYSGALHQVLSAFAWRKLNLSKIESRPMKTGLGNYFFVIDVDHKMDDVLIPGVVAELQALDCGVRILGSYTCYSLTKAKKTAPSIK from the coding sequence ATGGGTAATAGTGTTGCTTATTTAGGACCAAAAGGAACATTTACAGAAATGGCTGCAGCGACGATTTTTCCAAACGAAGAACATAAGCCGTACACGACGATTCCCAATTGTATGGATGGATTAGCCCAAGGTGAAGTAGATTATGCGGTCGTTCCCCTTGAAAATGCAATTGAAGGATCAGTTAATTTAACGTTAGATTACTTAATCCACAAACATAACTTGCCAATTGTAGGTGAAGTGACTGTCCCGATTGAGCAACATTTGATGGTTCATAAAGAAAATGTTGATTCATGGACAACGATCAAAGAGGTACGCTCACACCCGCATGCGATTGCACAATGCCACGAATTTTTGCGAAACGTATTACCTGATGCAGACAAGGTTTATATGAATTCAACGGGATCAGCGGTGAAATGGGTAAAGGATCACCCAGAACAGCCGGTTGCAGCGATTGGCAATGAGTTAGCAGCTAAAAAATATCAACTTGAGATTGTTCAAGAAAATATTCATGACTATGACAATAACCATACGCGTTTTGTGATCTTAGATCGTGACGGTGCATCGATAGCGAATTCATCGCCATTGTATGTTGGTGATAAGACGACGATGATGGTGACGTTACCATCGGATTATTCCGGAGCCCTTCATCAAGTATTATCTGCCTTTGCTTGGCGCAAGCTCAATCTATCGAAGATTGAATCACGACCAATGAAAACAGGCTTAGGAAATTACTTTTTTGTCATCGATGTTGATCATAAAATGGACGATGTATTAATTCCAGGTGTTGTTGCCGAGCTCCAGGCGCTTGATTGTGGTGTGCGAATCCTAGGCAGTTACACATGTTACTCATTGACAAAGGCAAAAAAAACAGCTCCTTCGATTAAATAA
- a CDS encoding ABC transporter permease yields the protein MTTIVRRLLFFTALIVIWESIYRLNLIYEFRSATMFPSPSGTLEQLYLGFFESGILTSALLTSLSRISVGFVFAIIIGSCLGILLARSKWADETIGSLVIALQSIPSIVWLPIMLLIFGGGGNTAIIAIIILGGTWAMTSNMRMGIKNVQPILIRAARTMGYKKAELVWKVMIPASIPSALSGARLAWAFGWRALMAGELLGTGGLGRTLMDANDFFNFDLVIAIMVIISAIGLIVEYLIFNKVEKRVMTRWGLAN from the coding sequence ATGACTACAATAGTCAGAAGGCTACTCTTCTTTACGGCTCTAATCGTAATATGGGAGAGCATATATAGACTGAATTTAATCTATGAATTTCGTTCCGCTACGATGTTTCCATCACCAAGCGGAACATTAGAACAATTATATCTAGGATTCTTTGAATCTGGCATTTTAACTAGTGCCTTATTAACGAGTTTATCACGAATCAGCGTAGGCTTTGTTTTTGCAATTATTATTGGTTCATGTTTAGGTATTTTACTTGCCCGCTCAAAATGGGCAGATGAAACAATTGGATCTCTTGTCATTGCATTACAATCGATTCCAAGTATTGTATGGTTACCAATTATGTTACTCATCTTTGGTGGTGGCGGTAACACAGCAATTATTGCGATTATTATTTTAGGTGGAACATGGGCAATGACATCAAACATGCGTATGGGTATCAAAAACGTCCAGCCGATTCTTATCCGTGCAGCACGAACGATGGGCTACAAGAAAGCGGAGTTAGTTTGGAAAGTCATGATCCCAGCGTCAATCCCCTCTGCATTATCAGGTGCACGGCTCGCATGGGCATTCGGGTGGCGTGCTCTAATGGCAGGGGAATTGCTTGGCACAGGCGGTCTTGGCCGTACATTAATGGATGCTAATGACTTCTTTAATTTTGACCTTGTTATTGCAATTATGGTCATTATTTCTGCCATCGGTTTAATCGTTGAATATCTCATCTTCAATAAAGTTGAAAAACGTGTAATGACTAGATGGGGACTTGCAAATTAA
- a CDS encoding transcription repressor NadR, protein MDKGKKLLGEKRREFILQSLQHSQQALTGSELSEKTNVSRQVIVQDISILKARNYPIIATSQGYMMLNEANTKIERIIACQHHADDTREELQIIVDHGASVKNVMVEHPVYGDLTASLLIHNRRDVENFLAKMKETNANLLADLTDGTHLHTIEADTKQQLNDTCEALKKAGFLLSS, encoded by the coding sequence ATGGACAAGGGAAAGAAATTATTAGGAGAAAAACGAAGAGAGTTTATCTTGCAATCATTGCAACACTCACAACAGGCGTTAACCGGAAGTGAATTGTCAGAAAAAACAAATGTCAGTAGACAAGTGATCGTGCAAGACATCTCGATTTTAAAAGCGAGGAATTACCCCATCATTGCCACTTCACAAGGGTACATGATGCTAAACGAAGCAAATACGAAAATCGAGCGAATCATCGCTTGCCAACATCATGCAGATGATACTAGGGAAGAGCTTCAGATCATCGTTGACCATGGGGCTAGTGTTAAAAATGTCATGGTCGAGCACCCTGTCTATGGCGACTTAACCGCCTCGTTGTTGATTCATAACCGTCGTGACGTCGAGAATTTCTTAGCGAAGATGAAAGAAACAAACGCTAATTTGCTAGCTGATCTCACAGATGGGACCCATTTGCACACGATTGAAGCAGATACGAAGCAACAGCTTAATGATACCTGTGAAGCCTTAAAGAAAGCTGGTTTTTTATTATCATCCTAA
- the obgE gene encoding GTPase ObgE, with amino-acid sequence MFVDKVKVFVKGGDGGNGMVAYRREKYVPNGGPAGGDGGKGADVVFEVDEGLRTLMDFRYQRHFKASRGENGRPKNQHGKNADDYVIKVPPGTTVVDDDTKEVIADLVRHEQRAVIARGGRGGRGNSRFATPVNPAPDMAENGEPGIERYVTLELKVLADVGLVGFPSVGKSTLLSVVSAAKPKIADYHFTTIKPNLGVVETDDGRSFVMADLPGLIEGAHEGVGLGHQFLKHIERTKVIVHVIDMSGLEGRDPYEDYQKINEELKQYNLRLLERPQIIVANKMDMPDASTHLEMFKERLEDDVEIFPISAITKQGLRDLLLAIVEKVEITPEFPIEEEVDSEARVVYRHETKEEPFHITRADDGAFVISGTEIEKLFKMTDLSRDESVRRFSRQMRYMGIDEALRERGARDGDTVRLMKFEFEFIE; translated from the coding sequence ATGTTTGTAGATAAAGTAAAAGTATTTGTTAAAGGCGGTGACGGAGGTAATGGAATGGTTGCCTATCGTCGTGAGAAATATGTGCCAAATGGTGGACCAGCCGGGGGTGACGGTGGGAAAGGAGCCGATGTTGTTTTCGAAGTTGATGAAGGCTTACGAACACTAATGGATTTCCGTTATCAACGTCACTTTAAAGCATCCCGTGGTGAGAATGGTAGACCGAAAAACCAACATGGGAAAAATGCTGATGATTATGTCATTAAAGTCCCACCAGGAACGACGGTTGTTGATGATGATACAAAAGAAGTTATTGCAGATCTTGTACGTCACGAGCAACGTGCGGTTATTGCAAGAGGTGGACGTGGAGGACGTGGTAACTCACGTTTTGCAACTCCAGTGAACCCAGCTCCTGATATGGCAGAAAATGGTGAACCAGGTATTGAGCGTTATGTGACGCTAGAACTGAAAGTATTAGCAGATGTTGGCTTAGTTGGGTTTCCAAGCGTCGGAAAATCAACATTATTATCGGTTGTATCAGCAGCAAAACCGAAAATTGCTGATTATCATTTTACGACGATCAAGCCGAATTTAGGGGTTGTTGAAACGGACGACGGGCGTAGTTTTGTTATGGCGGACTTACCGGGTCTAATTGAAGGAGCTCATGAAGGTGTCGGATTAGGTCACCAGTTTTTGAAGCATATTGAGCGTACTAAGGTTATTGTTCATGTCATTGATATGAGTGGTCTTGAAGGGCGTGATCCTTATGAAGATTATCAAAAAATTAATGAAGAGTTAAAGCAATACAACTTGAGGCTACTCGAGCGACCACAAATTATCGTTGCAAATAAAATGGACATGCCAGATGCAAGTACACATTTGGAGATGTTTAAAGAGCGTCTTGAGGATGATGTTGAAATCTTTCCAATTTCTGCGATTACGAAGCAGGGCTTACGTGACTTGTTGTTAGCGATCGTTGAAAAAGTTGAAATTACACCTGAGTTCCCAATTGAAGAAGAAGTTGATTCTGAAGCTCGAGTTGTGTATCGTCACGAAACAAAAGAAGAGCCATTCCACATTACCCGTGCTGATGATGGAGCGTTTGTGATCTCCGGTACTGAAATTGAGAAATTATTTAAAATGACAGATTTATCTCGCGACGAGTCCGTCAGACGTTTCTCAAGACAGATGCGCTATATGGGCATTGATGAAGCGTTAAGAGAACGTGGCGCAAGAGATGGCGACACCGTCCGATTAATGAAGTTTGAATTTGAGTTTATCGAATAA
- a CDS encoding ACT domain-containing protein, giving the protein MDQFYLVREDMLTEAMQKTLEAKALLERGKENTIAEAVHAVGLSRSAFYKYKDGIFPFHTMVKEKIITLSINLEDRSGALSELLSLVATEGSNVLTINQTIPLQGRANITLTIDTAPMKTTISDLVKSLEEMDAVEKVELVGSGS; this is encoded by the coding sequence ATTGATCAGTTTTATCTCGTTCGTGAAGATATGTTAACAGAAGCGATGCAAAAAACATTGGAGGCAAAAGCGTTACTTGAGCGTGGAAAAGAGAACACGATTGCTGAAGCTGTCCACGCTGTTGGATTAAGTAGAAGTGCGTTTTATAAATATAAAGATGGAATCTTTCCTTTCCATACGATGGTGAAAGAAAAAATTATTACTTTATCAATAAACTTAGAGGATCGTTCTGGAGCCTTATCAGAACTGCTATCTCTAGTTGCCACAGAGGGATCAAACGTATTAACGATTAACCAAACGATCCCTCTGCAAGGCAGAGCAAATATAACATTAACGATTGATACAGCGCCGATGAAGACGACAATTAGTGATTTAGTAAAAAGCTTAGAAGAAATGGATGCTGTTGAGAAGGTTGAATTAGTTGGTTCAGGATCATGA